The Salinibaculum sp. SYNS191 genome has a window encoding:
- a CDS encoding gamma carbonic anhydrase family protein, producing MDSREYTFEGKGADVDESAAVSRESTLVGDVTVGPNVTVWPGAVLRGDVGPVELAAGSAIGDNAVLHASTVGEEGMVGHGAVLNDSHVEAGAMVGFNATVAETTIGADSIVAMGTVIPSGYEVPPESFVRGTPARVTPLAETDIDRDAVFDQFASGEFAHLTEGHDDLFDR from the coding sequence ATGGACAGTCGCGAGTACACGTTCGAAGGGAAGGGAGCCGACGTCGACGAGTCGGCCGCGGTCAGCCGCGAGAGTACGCTGGTCGGTGACGTGACCGTCGGGCCGAACGTCACCGTCTGGCCCGGCGCAGTTCTGCGCGGCGACGTGGGACCGGTGGAACTGGCCGCGGGGAGTGCAATCGGCGACAACGCCGTCCTCCACGCATCGACCGTCGGCGAGGAGGGCATGGTCGGCCACGGCGCAGTACTGAACGACAGCCACGTGGAGGCGGGTGCGATGGTCGGCTTCAACGCCACCGTCGCGGAGACCACGATCGGCGCGGACAGCATCGTCGCGATGGGGACGGTCATCCCGTCGGGCTACGAGGTGCCCCCCGAGTCGTTCGTCCGGGGTACCCCCGCCCGCGTGACGCCGCTGGCCGAGACGGACATCGACCGCGACGCCGTCTTCGACCAGTTCGCCTCCGGCGAGTTCGCCCACCTGACCGAGGGCCACGACGACCTCTTCGACCGATGA
- a CDS encoding universal stress protein: MYDRILLPTDGSPGTVAAAEHAGALAKAFDGTVHVLSVADTRNRFESPTSGLAPGIWLSGERERAGEAIEQAVAALPDDVAIERVQREGLPRSEIVDYAEEAGVDVVVMGTHGRTGIDHYLLGSVAERVVRTCPVPVVTVPIEDEE, translated from the coding sequence ATGTACGACCGCATCTTGCTGCCGACCGACGGGAGTCCGGGGACCGTCGCCGCCGCCGAACACGCGGGGGCGCTCGCGAAAGCCTTCGACGGGACGGTCCACGTGCTCTCGGTCGCGGACACCCGCAACCGCTTCGAGAGCCCGACGAGCGGCCTGGCACCGGGCATCTGGCTGTCGGGCGAGCGCGAGCGCGCCGGGGAGGCAATCGAGCAGGCCGTCGCGGCACTGCCCGACGACGTCGCAATCGAGCGGGTCCAGCGCGAGGGACTGCCGCGGAGCGAAATCGTCGACTACGCCGAGGAGGCGGGCGTCGACGTCGTCGTGATGGGGACGCACGGACGGACCGGCATCGACCACTACCTCCTGGGGAGCGTCGCCGAGCGCGTCGTGCGGACCTGTCCGGTCCCGGTCGTGACGGTGCCGATCGAAGACGAAGAATAA
- a CDS encoding threonine--tRNA ligase codes for MRLLFIHSDHLEFEAREKAGPDDLAETEGVPMEGRMEECVTAFISVESDDQEDLDGVVENALTELRDVTGQLNTNNVVLYPYAHLSEDLAGPDAAKQVMQDLEVALEDEGFEVLRAPFGWYKSFEVACKGHPLSELSRHVAHHRDEEKDVEETDREPSDWQVMHPDGSVEDAVAAKADTSDDMRAFIEDEVEDIVASPGEEPPHLQIMKEKELVGYDELSDVGNLRFYPRGKLIRDALMEYVNDLVVDYGGMPVETPIMYDLGARCIDEHAGKFGERQYRFESGDRRMMLRFAACFGQFSIMRDMHISVNDLPLRIYEMSTYSFRREQKGEVTGLKRLRAFTMPDMHTATEDMDQAREELMKQAKLALQTSEDLDINYEPAIRMTREFYEENETWVEEVVEELGKPALLEIIPERHHYWSAKIDFAAIDGLGRPIENPTVQIDVESAERFDIEYTDGTDQYHPPILHYSPSGGIERVMAALLERTATMDTPQLPTWLSPTQVRFIPVNPDEHLDYCDQLTDELEAADLRVDIDDRDESVGKRIAEAETDWVPYYVVVGGNEIEGDTLGVNVRAEGEERDMTLAELRETVEADIADLPQKARYLPRYVGNHPNFTGN; via the coding sequence ATGCGACTGCTGTTCATTCACTCGGACCATCTGGAATTCGAGGCGCGGGAGAAGGCCGGTCCCGACGACCTCGCGGAGACGGAGGGGGTCCCTATGGAAGGCCGCATGGAGGAGTGCGTCACGGCCTTCATCAGCGTCGAGTCCGACGACCAGGAAGATCTGGACGGGGTCGTCGAGAACGCGCTGACGGAACTGCGCGACGTCACCGGTCAGCTCAACACCAACAACGTCGTGCTCTACCCCTACGCCCACCTCAGCGAGGACCTGGCCGGCCCGGACGCCGCGAAACAGGTCATGCAGGACCTCGAAGTCGCGCTCGAAGACGAGGGCTTCGAGGTGCTGCGGGCCCCCTTCGGCTGGTACAAGTCCTTCGAGGTCGCCTGCAAGGGCCACCCCCTGTCGGAACTCTCGCGCCACGTCGCCCACCACCGCGACGAGGAGAAAGACGTCGAGGAGACCGACCGCGAACCCAGCGACTGGCAGGTGATGCACCCCGACGGCAGCGTCGAGGACGCCGTCGCCGCCAAGGCGGACACGAGCGACGACATGCGCGCGTTCATCGAGGACGAGGTCGAGGACATCGTCGCCAGCCCCGGCGAGGAACCGCCCCACCTCCAGATAATGAAGGAGAAGGAACTGGTCGGCTACGACGAACTCTCCGACGTCGGCAATCTGCGGTTCTACCCGCGCGGGAAGCTCATCCGCGACGCCCTGATGGAGTACGTCAACGACCTCGTCGTCGACTACGGCGGCATGCCCGTCGAGACGCCCATCATGTACGACCTCGGCGCGCGCTGTATCGACGAACACGCCGGCAAGTTCGGCGAGCGCCAGTACCGCTTCGAGTCGGGCGACCGCCGGATGATGCTGCGCTTTGCGGCCTGCTTCGGCCAGTTCTCCATCATGCGCGACATGCACATCTCGGTCAATGACCTCCCGCTGCGCATCTACGAGATGTCCACCTACTCCTTCCGCCGCGAGCAGAAGGGCGAGGTCACCGGCCTCAAGCGCCTGCGCGCGTTCACGATGCCGGACATGCACACCGCCACCGAGGACATGGACCAGGCCCGCGAGGAACTGATGAAGCAGGCCAAACTCGCCCTGCAGACCAGCGAGGACCTCGACATCAACTACGAGCCGGCCATCCGGATGACCCGCGAGTTCTACGAGGAGAACGAGACGTGGGTCGAGGAAGTCGTCGAGGAACTCGGCAAGCCCGCGCTGCTGGAAATCATCCCGGAACGACACCACTACTGGTCGGCGAAGATAGACTTCGCGGCCATCGACGGGCTGGGCCGCCCCATCGAGAACCCGACGGTCCAGATAGACGTCGAGAGCGCCGAGCGCTTCGACATCGAGTACACCGACGGGACCGACCAGTACCATCCGCCGATTCTCCACTACTCGCCGTCGGGAGGCATCGAGCGCGTGATGGCCGCCCTGCTGGAGCGGACGGCGACGATGGACACGCCACAGTTGCCGACCTGGCTCTCGCCGACGCAGGTCCGCTTTATCCCCGTCAACCCCGACGAGCATCTGGACTACTGCGACCAGCTGACCGACGAACTGGAGGCCGCTGACCTCCGCGTCGACATCGACGACCGCGACGAGTCCGTCGGCAAGCGCATCGCCGAGGCGGAGACCGACTGGGTGCCCTACTACGTCGTCGTCGGCGGCAACGAGATCGAGGGCGACACCCTGGGCGTCAACGTCAGGGCCGAGGGCGAGGAGCGCGACATGACGCTGGCCGAACTGCGCGAGACGGTCGAGGCGGACATCGCCGACCTCCCGCAGAAGGCGCGGTACCTCCCCCGGTACGTCGGCAACCATCCGAACTTCACTGGGAACTGA
- a CDS encoding SLC13 family permease: MALSTGALVVFVLIGVAVALFVTELLPPDMTAIAVLVALAVLEPYTEVAATDAIAGFASPAVVTIIAMYILSDAVEGSGVVDWLGAHLARATHGDDTRLLGATTTSTGLFAGVVNNTPVVAVFIPMVSDLAEEAGVSPSKFLMPLSFAAMLGGTLTLVGSSINLLASDVSEQLIDHPLGMFEFTPLGVLVFGVGVVYLVTVGYWLTPARLAPERSVTEAYDLERNLAQVRVRPDSPLVGRTAADLFLDADLELDLDVLQIDRERAVVADEEDVEGLQTRAIHDTYIAGSGQPIASGDVLTVRADRQVLNRFAEAYDLRQFPRERVDAERLAAEAHPGMLVEAVVPPDSDWVDSTPEAEKLTERFETKVIARRRGDEVAQSGLSKSRFRAGDTLLLQTTESAIEFFYDEDDLIPLDGAPDPTPDIEPEAPPELDARAPLSVGILVVAVLLAAATPLSIPVTALGGVVAMVVTGCLSPADAYDAVSWPVVFLLAGILPLGVALQRTGGAAFLGDAIGGAAVGLAPVLVVTLLYLVTALLAAVVTPVATVVLLGPVAVDTARTLGVDPFAFVLATLFGASAAYITPIGYQTNLMVYGPGGYRFTDYLRVGGPLLALLSVVTTVGITVIYGL; this comes from the coding sequence ATGGCGCTGTCGACTGGGGCACTCGTCGTGTTCGTGCTCATCGGGGTCGCAGTCGCGCTCTTCGTCACCGAACTCCTCCCGCCGGACATGACGGCCATCGCGGTGCTGGTCGCCCTCGCCGTCCTCGAACCGTACACCGAGGTCGCCGCCACCGACGCCATCGCGGGCTTTGCCAGCCCCGCCGTCGTCACCATCATCGCCATGTACATCCTCAGCGACGCGGTCGAGGGCTCGGGCGTCGTCGACTGGCTCGGTGCCCACCTCGCCCGGGCCACCCACGGCGACGATACCCGGCTGCTGGGGGCGACGACCACATCGACCGGCCTGTTCGCCGGCGTCGTCAACAACACGCCGGTCGTCGCCGTCTTCATCCCGATGGTCTCCGACCTGGCCGAGGAAGCCGGCGTCTCCCCCTCGAAGTTCCTCATGCCCCTCTCCTTCGCCGCGATGCTCGGGGGGACGCTCACCCTCGTCGGCTCCTCTATCAACCTGCTCGCCAGCGACGTCTCCGAGCAACTCATCGACCACCCCCTCGGCATGTTCGAGTTCACGCCGCTCGGGGTGCTCGTCTTCGGGGTCGGCGTCGTCTACCTCGTCACGGTCGGCTACTGGCTCACCCCGGCCCGGCTCGCACCGGAGCGGAGCGTGACGGAGGCCTACGACCTCGAACGCAACCTCGCGCAGGTCCGGGTGCGGCCCGACTCCCCGCTCGTCGGGCGGACCGCGGCGGACCTGTTTCTCGACGCCGACCTGGAACTCGACCTCGACGTGTTGCAGATAGACCGCGAGCGGGCGGTCGTCGCCGACGAGGAGGACGTCGAGGGGCTCCAGACGCGGGCCATCCACGACACGTACATCGCCGGGAGCGGCCAGCCCATCGCCTCCGGGGACGTGCTGACGGTCCGTGCGGACCGGCAGGTACTCAACCGCTTCGCCGAGGCCTACGACCTCCGGCAGTTCCCCCGCGAGCGGGTCGACGCCGAGCGACTCGCGGCCGAGGCCCACCCGGGGATGCTCGTCGAGGCGGTCGTCCCACCGGACTCCGACTGGGTCGACTCGACGCCCGAGGCCGAGAAGCTCACCGAGCGCTTCGAGACGAAGGTTATCGCCCGCCGCCGCGGCGACGAGGTGGCGCAATCGGGCCTCTCGAAGAGCCGCTTCCGTGCCGGGGACACGCTCCTCCTCCAGACCACGGAGTCGGCCATCGAGTTCTTCTACGACGAGGACGACCTCATCCCGCTGGACGGGGCCCCCGACCCGACGCCCGACATCGAACCGGAGGCCCCGCCGGAACTGGACGCCCGGGCGCCGCTGTCGGTCGGCATCCTCGTCGTGGCTGTCCTGCTGGCGGCCGCCACGCCGCTGTCGATTCCCGTCACCGCCCTCGGGGGAGTCGTCGCGATGGTCGTGACTGGCTGTCTCAGTCCCGCCGACGCCTACGACGCCGTCAGCTGGCCCGTCGTCTTCCTGCTCGCGGGCATCCTCCCGCTGGGTGTCGCCCTCCAGCGCACCGGCGGCGCGGCCTTCCTCGGCGACGCCATCGGCGGGGCCGCGGTCGGTCTCGCTCCCGTGCTGGTCGTCACACTCCTGTATCTCGTCACGGCGCTTCTGGCCGCCGTGGTCACGCCCGTCGCGACAGTCGTCCTGCTCGGTCCCGTCGCCGTCGACACCGCGCGCACCCTCGGCGTGGACCCCTTCGCGTTCGTGCTCGCGACGCTGTTCGGTGCCAGCGCCGCCTACATCACCCCCATCGGCTACCAGACCAACCTCATGGTCTACGGTCCCGGCGGCTACCGCTTCACCGACTACCTCCGCGTCGGCGGGCCGTTGCTCGCGCTGCTCTCCGTCGTCACGACAGTCGGAATCACCGTCATCTACGGACTCTGA
- a CDS encoding dipeptide epimerase has translation MTLSTDFERVSLPLADPFGISRGTTEAAENVLVRVQDGDGNVGVGAAAPSEYYGETPDSVATALPDLLVAVEEVDDPHAQQRIARALHERAPEAASACGAVSVAVHDLAARQQGEPLYRRWGLDPAAAPATSFTIGIDTPERMGEKAASAREAGYPILKVKLGTEDDRARIGSIREAAPEARIRVDANTAWTPAEAIEHTSWLADHGVEFVEQPVPADDIDGLRRVSEEGSLPVAADESCVTAEDVPRVADAVDIVVVKVDKCGGLRAAARQIAAADAHGLETMFGCMVASNAGMAGACHLAPLVDYADLDGALLLADDPYDGVPMPEGRLALTAVGAGTGARPR, from the coding sequence GTGACGCTCTCGACGGACTTCGAGCGGGTGTCGCTCCCGCTCGCGGACCCCTTCGGCATCTCGCGGGGCACCACGGAGGCGGCCGAGAACGTCCTCGTCCGCGTCCAGGACGGCGACGGGAACGTCGGCGTCGGGGCCGCCGCGCCCAGCGAGTACTACGGCGAGACGCCCGACAGCGTGGCGACGGCATTGCCGGACCTGCTCGTTGCCGTCGAGGAGGTCGACGATCCCCACGCCCAGCAGCGCATCGCTCGCGCACTGCACGAACGGGCACCCGAGGCGGCATCGGCCTGCGGCGCCGTCTCCGTCGCCGTCCACGACCTGGCCGCTCGCCAGCAGGGCGAACCCCTCTATCGCCGCTGGGGACTGGACCCCGCGGCCGCGCCGGCCACCTCCTTCACCATCGGCATCGACACACCCGAGCGGATGGGCGAGAAGGCCGCGAGTGCCCGCGAGGCCGGCTACCCGATTCTGAAGGTCAAACTCGGGACCGAGGACGACCGCGCACGTATCGGTTCCATCCGCGAGGCCGCGCCGGAGGCGCGCATCCGCGTGGACGCGAACACGGCGTGGACGCCGGCGGAGGCAATCGAGCACACCAGCTGGCTGGCCGACCACGGCGTCGAGTTCGTCGAACAGCCGGTGCCGGCGGACGACATCGACGGCCTCCGCCGGGTCAGTGAGGAAGGTTCCCTGCCGGTCGCCGCCGACGAGTCCTGCGTCACCGCCGAAGACGTCCCCCGCGTCGCGGACGCCGTCGACATCGTCGTCGTCAAGGTCGACAAGTGCGGCGGCCTCCGCGCGGCGGCCCGCCAGATTGCGGCCGCCGACGCCCACGGTCTGGAGACGATGTTCGGCTGCATGGTCGCCTCGAACGCCGGCATGGCCGGAGCCTGCCACCTCGCGCCGCTCGTCGACTACGCCGACCTCGACGGCGCTCTCCTGCTCGCCGACGACCCCTACGACGGGGTCCCGATGCCGGAGGGGAGACTCGCCCTCACAGCGGTCGGGGCGGGGACGGGCGCGCGCCCGCGCTGA
- a CDS encoding universal stress protein: MYDEILLPTDGSSGTVDALEHAITVASDQDARIHVLYVVDRRLYMAASDENKDEVRQSLNEEAERALDDASMRIEDEGIECHTESREGIPHKTITEYAAEADIDLVVMGTHGKTGPERVANLGSTTERVVQSADLPVLVVDIE; the protein is encoded by the coding sequence ATGTACGACGAAATCCTCCTGCCCACGGACGGCAGTTCCGGGACCGTGGACGCGCTGGAGCACGCCATCACCGTCGCATCCGACCAGGACGCCCGCATCCACGTCCTCTACGTCGTCGACCGCCGCCTGTACATGGCGGCCAGCGACGAGAACAAGGACGAGGTCCGCCAGTCGCTGAACGAGGAGGCCGAGCGCGCCCTCGACGACGCCAGCATGCGCATCGAGGACGAGGGTATCGAGTGCCACACCGAGAGCCGGGAGGGCATCCCCCACAAGACCATCACCGAGTACGCGGCCGAGGCGGACATCGACCTCGTCGTGATGGGGACCCACGGCAAGACGGGGCCGGAACGGGTCGCGAACCTCGGGTCGACGACCGAACGCGTCGTCCAGAGCGCCGACCTGCCCGTGCTCGTCGTCGACATCGAGTGA
- a CDS encoding PspA/IM30 family protein has protein sequence MGILSRASYVIRSKLNSLLNRAEDPSQTLDYSYEKLQDELQDVKQGIADLTTQKKRLEIQKRRLDQNVEKHNEQAREAVKQDRDDLARKALEKKKQKMNQIEELETQIANLQQQQDQLVEKKDQLQAQIEEFRTKKESMKARYEAAEASARVSEAMTGAGEEMEDISRSIQRAEERTEDMEARSAALDELQETGALESQISDKDSLDRELEELATDSAVDTELETLKSEMGKGEQAAESDEEETEVEADAADVEPPDVDDSEVEEELEELKDRETE, from the coding sequence ATGGGAATACTCTCGCGCGCATCGTACGTCATCCGCTCGAAGCTCAACTCACTCCTCAACCGGGCGGAGGACCCGTCGCAGACCCTCGACTACTCCTACGAGAAGCTGCAGGACGAACTGCAGGACGTCAAGCAGGGCATCGCAGACCTGACGACCCAGAAGAAGCGCCTCGAGATTCAGAAGCGCCGGCTCGACCAGAACGTCGAGAAGCACAACGAGCAGGCCCGCGAGGCCGTCAAGCAGGACCGCGACGACCTCGCGCGGAAGGCCCTGGAGAAAAAAAAGCAGAAGATGAACCAGATCGAGGAGCTGGAGACGCAAATCGCCAACCTCCAGCAACAGCAGGACCAGCTCGTCGAGAAGAAAGACCAGCTCCAGGCCCAGATAGAGGAGTTCCGCACGAAGAAGGAGTCGATGAAGGCCCGCTACGAGGCCGCCGAGGCCAGCGCCCGCGTCTCCGAGGCCATGACCGGTGCCGGCGAGGAGATGGAGGACATCAGCCGCTCCATCCAGCGCGCCGAGGAGCGCACCGAGGACATGGAAGCCCGCTCGGCCGCGCTGGACGAACTCCAGGAGACCGGCGCGCTGGAGAGCCAGATCTCCGACAAGGACTCGCTGGACCGGGAACTGGAGGAACTGGCGACGGACAGCGCAGTCGACACCGAACTGGAGACGCTGAAATCCGAGATGGGCAAGGGCGAACAGGCGGCCGAGAGCGACGAGGAGGAGACCGAGGTCGAGGCGGACGCGGCCGACGTCGAGCCGCCGGACGTCGACGACAGCGAGGTCGAGGAGGAACTGGAGGAACTGAAGGACAGGGAGACGGAGTGA
- a CDS encoding sulfite exporter TauE/SafE family protein — translation MPSVPSSSRVQQGFLRYQHVFVFLAPLLFVTAVFFGAPVPGDVNGNAYWLEYWWLFPCFMLGATIVNTVGISGSALFVPFLIFLFPLAAHPLDPETIVKVGLISESFGLSSSALAFIQYGLVDRRLALALVGGAVPFVVAGALLSFVIPEPLFHLLLGLALIAASYLLFKADLGHGDSETDAETDADAAAVSDGGQSESLPDDDNKLGPAGVDTDEEGTVTRVDRDGEDYTYDRSGYLRRFANYSIGGTFQGLAGFGVGELGIISMLGSKIPVRVAIGTNHIVVAVTAVLASLVHVFGGAYVPFGHELDIAQSPWNMVVWTVPATVTGGQVAPYVSAALETETIKKFVGGLFAVISVALFVMAAGGL, via the coding sequence GTGCCGAGCGTGCCCTCTTCGAGCAGGGTCCAGCAGGGCTTTCTCCGCTACCAGCACGTCTTCGTGTTCCTCGCGCCGCTCCTGTTCGTGACGGCGGTGTTCTTCGGGGCTCCCGTCCCGGGCGACGTCAACGGCAACGCCTACTGGCTCGAGTACTGGTGGCTGTTCCCCTGTTTCATGCTCGGTGCCACCATCGTCAACACGGTCGGCATCAGCGGGTCGGCGCTGTTCGTCCCCTTCCTCATCTTCCTGTTCCCGCTGGCAGCCCACCCGCTGGACCCCGAGACCATCGTGAAGGTGGGCCTCATCAGCGAGTCCTTCGGCCTGTCCAGTTCCGCGCTCGCGTTCATCCAGTACGGACTGGTCGACCGCCGCCTCGCCCTCGCGCTCGTGGGCGGCGCAGTGCCCTTCGTCGTCGCCGGCGCGTTGCTGTCCTTTGTCATCCCCGAGCCACTCTTTCACCTGTTGCTCGGCCTGGCGCTGATTGCTGCCTCGTACCTGCTGTTCAAGGCTGACCTCGGCCACGGCGACTCGGAGACCGATGCCGAGACCGACGCGGACGCCGCCGCCGTCTCCGACGGGGGCCAGTCGGAGTCCCTGCCGGACGACGACAACAAACTCGGGCCGGCGGGCGTCGACACCGACGAGGAGGGCACCGTCACGCGGGTCGACCGCGACGGCGAGGACTACACGTACGACCGCAGCGGCTATCTCCGGCGCTTCGCCAACTACAGCATCGGCGGCACCTTCCAAGGCCTGGCCGGGTTCGGCGTCGGCGAACTCGGCATCATCTCGATGCTCGGCTCGAAGATTCCGGTGCGGGTCGCCATCGGGACGAACCACATCGTCGTCGCGGTGACGGCGGTGCTGGCGTCGCTGGTCCACGTCTTCGGCGGGGCCTACGTCCCCTTCGGCCACGAACTCGACATCGCGCAATCGCCCTGGAACATGGTCGTCTGGACGGTGCCAGCGACGGTCACGGGCGGGCAGGTCGCCCCCTACGTCTCCGCCGCGCTGGAGACGGAGACGATAAAGAAGTTCGTCGGCGGCCTGTTCGCGGTCATCTCCGTGGCCCTGTTCGTGATGGCGGCCGGCGGCCTCTGA
- a CDS encoding CTP synthase, translated as MPTESETGYDPSLGRKFIFVTGGVMSGLGKGITAASTGRLLANAGFDVTAVKIDPYLNVDAGTMNPFQHGEVYVLKDGGEVDLDLGNYERFLDIDMTFDHNVTTGKVYQEVIEKERAGDYLGKTVQIIPHITNDIKRRIREAAEGNDVCIVEVGGTVGDIEGMPYLEALRQFAHEEDDEDILFTHVTLVPYSKNGEQKTKPTQHSVKELRSIGLQPDILVGRCEDPLEQHTREKIALFCDVPTEAVFSNPDVADIYKVPLVVEDEELDEYVMDHLGLADEALPRSQRDTAWRDQVTREKEGEVTVALVGKYGLEDAYISIHESLKHAGLEKQVDVKRRWVHAEELADGHDGQLDDVDGVIVPGGFGSRGTEGKVEAIRYCRENDVPFLGLCLGFQMAVVEYARNVLGLEGAHSAELDEETPYPVIDLLPEQKEMEDMGGTMRLGAHETDIAPGTLAHDLYGAGSCTERHRHRYEVNPDYIPDLEDAGMVFSGTSGNRMEILELPDHAYFFGTQFHPEFRSRPTRPSPPFVGFVEGMQARQTAAGEQAPIGGDD; from the coding sequence ATGCCGACAGAATCCGAGACGGGCTACGACCCGAGCCTGGGCCGGAAATTCATTTTCGTAACCGGTGGCGTCATGTCCGGGCTGGGGAAGGGTATCACTGCAGCCAGCACGGGGCGACTGCTGGCAAACGCCGGCTTCGACGTGACGGCGGTCAAGATAGACCCCTACCTCAACGTCGACGCGGGGACGATGAACCCGTTCCAGCACGGCGAGGTCTACGTCCTCAAAGACGGCGGCGAGGTCGACCTCGACCTGGGGAACTACGAGCGCTTCCTCGACATCGACATGACCTTCGACCACAACGTGACCACGGGGAAGGTCTACCAGGAGGTCATCGAGAAGGAACGCGCCGGCGACTACCTGGGCAAGACCGTCCAGATCATCCCGCACATCACCAACGACATCAAGCGGCGCATCCGCGAGGCCGCCGAGGGCAACGACGTCTGCATCGTCGAGGTCGGGGGGACCGTCGGCGACATCGAGGGCATGCCCTACCTCGAAGCCCTGCGCCAGTTCGCCCACGAGGAGGACGACGAGGACATCCTCTTCACCCACGTCACGCTCGTCCCCTACTCGAAGAACGGCGAGCAGAAGACCAAGCCCACCCAGCACAGCGTCAAGGAACTGCGCTCCATCGGGCTCCAGCCGGACATCCTCGTCGGCCGCTGCGAGGACCCGCTCGAACAGCACACCCGCGAGAAAATCGCGCTCTTCTGTGACGTCCCCACCGAGGCCGTCTTCTCCAATCCCGACGTGGCGGACATCTACAAGGTCCCGCTGGTCGTCGAGGACGAGGAACTCGACGAGTACGTCATGGACCACCTCGGTCTCGCCGACGAGGCCCTGCCCAGGAGCCAGCGGGACACGGCCTGGCGCGACCAGGTCACCCGCGAGAAAGAGGGCGAGGTGACCGTCGCCCTCGTCGGCAAGTACGGGCTGGAGGACGCCTACATCTCGATTCACGAGTCGCTGAAACACGCCGGCCTGGAGAAGCAGGTCGACGTGAAGCGCCGCTGGGTCCACGCGGAGGAGCTGGCGGACGGCCACGACGGCCAGCTCGACGACGTCGACGGCGTCATCGTCCCGGGCGGCTTCGGCTCCCGCGGGACCGAGGGCAAGGTCGAGGCCATCCGCTACTGCCGCGAGAACGACGTGCCCTTCCTCGGCCTCTGTCTCGGCTTCCAGATGGCCGTCGTCGAGTACGCCCGCAACGTCCTCGGCCTGGAGGGTGCCCACTCCGCCGAACTGGACGAGGAGACGCCCTATCCCGTCATCGACCTCCTGCCCGAGCAAAAGGAGATGGAGGACATGGGCGGGACGATGCGCCTCGGTGCCCACGAGACCGACATCGCCCCCGGCACGCTCGCTCACGACCTCTACGGCGCGGGTTCGTGTACGGAGCGCCACCGCCACCGCTACGAGGTCAACCCCGACTACATCCCGGACCTGGAGGATGCCGGCATGGTCTTCTCGGGCACCTCCGGCAACCGGATGGAGATTCTGGAACTGCCCGACCACGCGTACTTCTTCGGGACGCAGTTCCACCCAGAGTTCCGCTCGCGGCCGACCCGGCCGAGCCCGCCCTTCGTCGGCTTCGTCGAAGGGATGCAGGCCAGGCAGACGGCTGCCGGCGAGCAGGCACCCATCGGAGGTGACGACTGA
- a CDS encoding alpha/beta hydrolase encodes MTDRLPIPGPRDVTASLDTSDASRVVVACPPHPQMGGDRRDSRLRAVADALAGVDCACLRFDYGPWDEGRAEVTDVRSALAWAHDNFLTVGLFGYSFGGSMALLAAAAFREGEDAPGAVSVLSPASTVHGRDVMPAVDDVACPLEVRYGERDDTVDSLPIAERARDRGDTVTALPADHFFAGQQQAIAADVASFFDSSF; translated from the coding sequence ATGACCGACCGACTGCCGATTCCCGGCCCGCGCGACGTGACGGCCTCGCTGGACACCTCCGACGCGTCCCGCGTCGTGGTCGCCTGTCCGCCCCACCCCCAGATGGGCGGCGACCGCCGCGACAGCCGACTCCGCGCGGTCGCCGACGCGCTCGCCGGGGTCGACTGCGCCTGCCTCCGGTTCGATTACGGCCCCTGGGACGAGGGCCGCGCCGAAGTGACCGACGTTCGCAGCGCACTCGCGTGGGCACACGACAACTTCCTGACGGTGGGTCTGTTCGGCTACAGTTTCGGCGGTTCGATGGCGCTGCTCGCCGCCGCGGCCTTCCGGGAGGGCGAGGACGCCCCCGGCGCAGTCTCCGTCCTCTCCCCGGCCTCGACGGTTCACGGGCGGGACGTGATGCCCGCCGTCGACGACGTCGCGTGCCCGCTGGAGGTGCGCTACGGCGAGCGCGACGATACCGTCGACTCGCTGCCGATTGCCGAGCGGGCACGCGACAGGGGGGACACGGTCACGGCCCTCCCGGCGGACCACTTCTTCGCCGGCCAGCAGCAAGCCATCGCCGCGGACGTGGCGTCCTTCTTCGATTCCTCGTTCTGA